From a single Fusobacterium ulcerans ATCC 49185 genomic region:
- a CDS encoding ABC transporter permease has protein sequence MDSLKSEKLKGIYLIAVILIVWTVGSHYNLWNSYIIPAPSKIISSFVKLVENGKLIRHIGISLRRIFIGFSITVFLAVPLGIFFGVFTNIYVYFKSIFEFFRHTPPLALIPMIILWFGIGETSKIVIIVLASFFPVFLNVLKGVEGCDKKYIEVGKVFDMSQKDIFLKIILPNSVPDILIGLKLGIGYSWRAIIGAELIAASSGIGYLILDAQQISRSDIVMLGIIVIGTLGIITDNIFSMVVSAYIKRKHGDCFE, from the coding sequence GTGGATAGTTTGAAGAGTGAGAAATTAAAAGGGATATATTTAATAGCAGTTATTTTAATTGTATGGACAGTAGGATCACACTATAACCTGTGGAACAGCTATATAATTCCAGCTCCATCAAAGATAATCAGTTCCTTTGTGAAACTGGTGGAAAATGGAAAATTGATAAGACATATAGGTATAAGTCTTAGGCGTATATTTATAGGGTTTTCTATTACTGTTTTTTTAGCAGTTCCTCTTGGAATATTTTTTGGTGTTTTTACAAATATATATGTTTATTTCAAATCAATTTTTGAATTTTTTCGTCATACACCACCTCTTGCACTTATACCAATGATAATTCTTTGGTTTGGGATAGGAGAAACTTCTAAGATAGTGATTATAGTATTGGCATCATTTTTTCCAGTATTTTTAAATGTGCTGAAAGGAGTAGAAGGTTGTGATAAAAAATATATAGAAGTAGGAAAAGTTTTTGATATGTCGCAAAAGGATATATTTTTAAAAATAATACTTCCTAACTCTGTTCCAGATATTTTGATAGGATTAAAATTAGGAATAGGGTATAGTTGGAGAGCAATAATTGGAGCTGAACTTATAGCAGCTTCTTCTGGAATAGGATATCTCATATTAGATGCACAGCAGATATCAAGGTCAGATATAGTTATGTTGGGAATAATAGTGATTGGAACTTTAGGGATAATAACAGATAATATATTTTCCATGGTCGTTTCTGCTTATATAAAGAGGAAACATGGTGATTGCTTTGAATAA
- a CDS encoding MATE family efflux transporter, with translation MKIGLLSSNVQKRREMILNGNILNTLLFLSLPTILMGMVSSLIPLSDGLFLNHTSGYLVAAAVGFGQPIINILNALSLGLGVASMAIVGQINGTGDLEKVKKVSTQIMVFAFFIGLLVAPTSIIFASIVSQNISPEIAHQVFLYLSLYSIVIPLLFMAAIYNAIKNATGQPEATLIRIIILLLLKIIFNTLFLAVFHLGIIGAVMASLCSYIIIAIWMFYDLFVKKSETQLVLRGYYPDFALLKKVLILALPSMITYSLINFGFFLINMEVEKYGAIVLTAQTIASNINTMCFTLPSSIGTTVTTMVSMNIGAGKPENAEKSFKYGSLVSLVISFILIVIFLPSSNFLVRLFQNHEDIVKLADHSLKIYTFSIIGFGLFMVSQGAFIGLGRTRLPLVMGLLRVWLIRYIFIIITKKWLGVDSVFWGNLVSNTVAGLLFYYIVTKTPWVSVIKKDKNSI, from the coding sequence ATGAAAATAGGTCTCTTATCATCGAATGTCCAAAAGAGACGTGAAATGATTCTCAATGGAAACATTCTTAACACTCTGCTTTTTTTATCACTTCCAACTATTTTAATGGGTATGGTTTCATCTCTCATACCATTATCAGACGGATTATTTTTAAACCATACCTCAGGATATCTTGTGGCAGCAGCAGTTGGTTTTGGACAGCCTATAATAAATATACTGAATGCTCTGTCTTTAGGATTAGGTGTAGCTTCTATGGCTATTGTTGGGCAGATCAATGGAACTGGAGATCTGGAGAAAGTAAAAAAAGTTTCTACCCAAATCATGGTATTTGCATTTTTTATAGGTCTGCTGGTTGCTCCTACTTCTATCATATTTGCTTCTATTGTATCACAAAATATAAGCCCTGAGATAGCTCATCAGGTTTTCCTTTATTTAAGTCTTTATTCAATAGTTATTCCATTATTATTTATGGCTGCAATATACAATGCAATAAAAAATGCAACTGGACAGCCTGAAGCAACTCTTATCAGAATAATAATTTTATTACTGTTGAAAATTATATTTAACACATTATTCCTTGCTGTTTTTCATCTTGGAATAATTGGAGCTGTTATGGCTTCTCTTTGTTCATACATAATTATAGCTATCTGGATGTTTTATGATTTATTTGTAAAGAAAAGTGAAACTCAGCTTGTTCTCAGAGGTTATTACCCTGATTTTGCTCTGCTGAAAAAAGTTTTAATTTTGGCTCTTCCTTCTATGATAACTTATTCATTGATAAACTTTGGATTCTTTCTTATCAATATGGAAGTTGAAAAATATGGAGCAATTGTTCTTACAGCTCAAACTATTGCCAGCAATATCAATACTATGTGTTTTACTCTCCCTTCTTCTATTGGTACTACTGTAACTACTATGGTCAGTATGAATATAGGAGCTGGAAAACCAGAAAATGCTGAAAAATCTTTTAAATATGGTTCATTGGTAAGTTTAGTTATCTCTTTTATTCTTATAGTAATATTTCTTCCAAGTAGTAATTTTCTTGTTAGATTATTTCAGAATCATGAAGATATAGTAAAATTAGCTGATCACTCATTAAAAATATATACTTTCTCTATTATAGGTTTTGGTTTGTTTATGGTATCTCAAGGTGCTTTCATTGGTCTAGGAAGAACAAGACTACCTTTGGTTATGGGACTTTTAAGAGTATGGCTGATAAGATATATCTTTATTATTATAACAAAAAAATGGCTTGGAGTAGATTCGGTATTCTGGGGAAATCTAGTATCTAATACTGTAGCTGGTCTGTTATTCTACTACATAGTTACAAAGACTCCATGGGTATCAGTAATAAAGAAAGATAAAAATTCAATATAA
- the hslU gene encoding ATP-dependent protease ATPase subunit HslU, protein MNRGLTPKKIVEELNKYIISQDEAKKNVAISLRNRDRRKNIEDEELRREITPKNIILMGPTGVGKTEIARRIAKIADAPFLKVEATKYTEVGYVGKDVESIIKDLTSLTYRKMKEQKFNELREEAYETALEKAAKLVKPYDSLNDEEKAQIMQDIDDGKYDDTEVEIEKTKKDLDLPIIEVVSGSDDTSGIGSILDQVMAGVSGKSKKMITTVKNAIGIMMDEEVEKKLDLDSLNAEVIENVENNGIIFIDEIDKIAERDGVGKGEVSRQGVQRDILPIVEGSTVMTKFGPVKTDHILFIAAGAFTQSSPSDLMPELQGRFPIRVKLKNLEKEDFVRILTEVEYNLLDQYTAMLATDNVELTFTKGAIEKIADITAAANEKVENIGARRLSAVVEELLREVMYEAPYEKKKKVSIDANFVKKVFKKENEEENLDKYIL, encoded by the coding sequence ATGAACAGAGGACTTACTCCAAAGAAGATAGTAGAAGAACTTAATAAATATATAATATCACAAGATGAAGCTAAAAAAAATGTTGCTATTTCTTTGAGAAATAGAGATAGAAGAAAAAATATAGAAGATGAGGAATTAAGGAGGGAAATTACTCCTAAAAATATAATTTTGATGGGTCCAACAGGGGTTGGAAAAACAGAGATAGCTAGAAGAATAGCTAAGATAGCTGATGCTCCATTTTTAAAGGTAGAAGCCACTAAATATACTGAAGTAGGTTATGTGGGAAAAGATGTGGAAAGTATAATAAAAGATTTGACTTCTCTTACTTACAGAAAAATGAAAGAACAGAAATTTAATGAATTAAGAGAGGAAGCATATGAAACAGCATTGGAAAAAGCTGCTAAACTTGTAAAACCATATGATTCTCTTAATGATGAAGAAAAAGCTCAAATAATGCAGGATATTGATGATGGAAAATATGATGATACAGAAGTTGAGATAGAAAAAACTAAAAAAGATTTAGATCTTCCAATAATTGAAGTTGTATCTGGAAGTGATGATACTTCTGGAATTGGAAGTATTTTGGATCAGGTAATGGCAGGAGTATCAGGAAAAAGCAAAAAGATGATAACAACTGTAAAGAATGCCATTGGAATAATGATGGATGAAGAGGTTGAAAAGAAACTTGATTTGGATTCTCTTAATGCAGAAGTTATAGAGAATGTAGAAAATAATGGAATTATTTTTATTGATGAAATAGATAAGATCGCTGAAAGAGATGGTGTAGGAAAAGGGGAAGTATCAAGACAGGGAGTACAGAGAGATATCCTTCCAATAGTAGAGGGAAGTACAGTTATGACAAAATTTGGGCCTGTAAAGACAGATCATATCCTTTTTATTGCAGCAGGGGCATTTACACAAAGTTCTCCATCTGATTTGATGCCTGAATTACAAGGTAGATTCCCAATAAGAGTAAAATTAAAGAATCTGGAAAAAGAAGATTTTGTAAGGATACTTACAGAAGTAGAGTATAACCTCCTTGATCAGTATACAGCAATGCTGGCTACTGACAATGTAGAGCTTACTTTTACAAAGGGAGCTATAGAAAAAATAGCAGATATAACAGCAGCAGCAAATGAGAAAGTAGAAAATATAGGAGCGAGAAGACTGTCAGCAGTGGTAGAAGAGCTATTGAGAGAGGTGATGTATGAAGCTCCATATGAAAAGAAGAAAAAAGTGAGTATAGACGCTAATTTTGTTAAAAAGGTGTTTAAGAAAGAAAATGAAGAAGAAAATCTAGATAAATATATTCTCTAA
- a CDS encoding response regulator transcription factor, translated as MIKVLVVEDEYIIRKGMINTIDWLSMDCKIIGEGINGREGLKLIEEFAPDLVITDIRMPVMDGLEMLKTAEEAGLKFEKIILTSYGEFKYAQEGIKLGVADYILKPIDEELLEKAVKKVKEKIEKENTLRDVENITKTKEDIEFFSPRIYLGKDSDKNRYVEKTLEKILNCYSEKLNIKDIADELDISVSYLSRKIKDVTGETFLDILNKYRVQKSLRLLLTKEYKIYEVSDMVGFTDYKHFCNVFKKYLDTAPGDFVKQNIIILK; from the coding sequence ATGATAAAAGTATTGGTAGTAGAAGATGAATATATCATAAGAAAAGGAATGATAAACACAATAGACTGGCTCTCTATGGATTGTAAGATAATTGGAGAAGGAATAAATGGGAGAGAAGGATTAAAGCTCATAGAAGAATTTGCTCCTGATCTTGTAATAACAGATATAAGAATGCCTGTAATGGATGGACTTGAAATGCTGAAAACTGCAGAAGAAGCAGGATTGAAATTTGAAAAAATAATATTAACCAGTTATGGAGAATTCAAATATGCTCAAGAGGGAATAAAGTTAGGGGTAGCAGACTATATCCTTAAACCAATAGATGAAGAACTTTTGGAAAAAGCTGTGAAAAAAGTAAAAGAAAAGATAGAGAAAGAAAATACATTGAGAGATGTTGAAAATATAACAAAGACTAAAGAGGATATAGAATTCTTCTCTCCAAGGATATATCTTGGAAAAGATAGTGATAAAAATAGATATGTAGAAAAAACTCTGGAAAAAATATTGAATTGCTATTCAGAGAAATTGAATATAAAAGATATAGCTGATGAGCTGGATATAAGTGTAAGTTATCTCAGTCGAAAAATAAAAGATGTAACAGGAGAAACTTTTTTGGATATTTTGAACAAATATAGAGTACAGAAATCTTTAAGGCTATTATTAACTAAAGAATATAAAATATATGAAGTATCTGATATGGTAGGCTTTACAGATTATAAGCATTTTTGCAATGTTTTTAAGAAATATTTAGATACAGCCCCTGGAGATTTTGTTAAACAAAATATCATAATATTAAAATAA
- a CDS encoding sensor histidine kinase, with amino-acid sequence MKDSKFVSFKEQMRKVLILYSLVPIIFLSFVGYGLIYFFEFEAIKKDNQYNSRVLTKNLDNMVREYFNEIENLYNDEIIINAMINKKSNKDAYEKIYKCINSTTLRGNFIIYDEELHVLMNNAQFIGSDNGYSWGFFMRMQDNINNTIIYINKMHFKNNSVSVFSVGRAVKKSGKLIGYIVFNILNDDLREFVGEGSSYNTIIADKTNKIAFTTNDIFKDKFGKVVKKLREDDHYVSINKEKFYVTKSPVYYSNLVLYTVSRMNHLTDSFVNGIVYLCIVFMIIIFTMHKAAKIITSKKTAAVEKIVEAIENIKTGDLSNTLYVETNDEFRIIADSYNKMLENIKFLIEQNKEEVKHGVLLEIKQLESQFNPHFLFNTLEMLKYTIKTDTSMANKIILNISSLLRFSIENKSSEVTLERELQYARNYLDIQRFRFGENFDYYIDVDKDTEKFLVPKLVLQPIIENSIKHGYTQINKLMIFIKTKKQKDKLVIDIYDNGNGIEKEKLYELRKRLKYKELNIGNHIGIYNVHRRIQLIYGDNYGIKVQSSERWGTIVKLVFSIKTEG; translated from the coding sequence ATGAAAGACAGTAAATTTGTAAGTTTTAAAGAACAAATGAGAAAAGTGCTGATTTTGTATTCATTAGTTCCCATAATTTTTTTATCTTTTGTAGGTTATGGACTTATATATTTTTTTGAATTTGAAGCTATAAAAAAAGATAATCAATATAACAGCCGTGTATTGACCAAAAATCTTGATAATATGGTAAGAGAGTATTTTAATGAAATAGAAAATTTGTATAATGATGAAATTATTATTAATGCTATGATTAATAAAAAATCAAATAAGGATGCATATGAAAAAATTTATAAGTGTATAAATTCTACAACATTAAGGGGAAATTTTATAATCTATGATGAGGAGCTGCATGTTCTTATGAATAATGCTCAGTTTATAGGAAGTGATAATGGGTATAGCTGGGGATTTTTTATGAGAATGCAGGATAATATCAATAATACAATAATTTATATAAATAAGATGCATTTTAAAAATAACAGTGTAAGTGTTTTTTCTGTTGGAAGAGCTGTAAAAAAATCTGGGAAGCTTATAGGATATATAGTCTTTAATATATTGAATGATGATTTAAGAGAATTTGTAGGAGAGGGAAGTTCTTACAATACAATAATTGCTGATAAGACTAATAAAATAGCATTTACTACTAATGATATATTTAAAGATAAATTCGGAAAAGTAGTAAAGAAGCTTAGGGAAGATGACCATTATGTAAGTATCAATAAAGAAAAATTTTATGTGACAAAAAGCCCTGTATATTATTCAAATTTAGTGCTTTATACAGTTTCAAGAATGAATCATCTTACAGATAGTTTTGTAAATGGAATAGTATATTTATGTATAGTTTTTATGATTATAATATTTACAATGCATAAAGCAGCTAAAATAATAACCAGTAAAAAAACAGCTGCTGTTGAAAAAATAGTAGAAGCAATAGAAAATATAAAAACAGGAGATTTGAGTAATACTCTATATGTAGAAACAAATGATGAGTTTAGAATAATAGCAGATTCATACAATAAAATGCTGGAAAATATAAAATTTCTCATTGAACAAAATAAAGAAGAGGTAAAACATGGAGTACTTTTAGAAATAAAACAGCTTGAAAGTCAATTTAATCCCCATTTTCTTTTCAATACATTAGAAATGCTGAAATATACAATTAAAACTGATACTTCCATGGCAAATAAAATAATATTAAATATATCATCACTCCTGAGATTTAGTATAGAAAATAAATCTTCAGAGGTAACTCTTGAAAGAGAATTGCAATATGCTAGAAATTATCTTGATATACAGAGATTCAGATTTGGAGAAAATTTTGATTATTATATAGATGTAGATAAAGATACAGAAAAATTTCTTGTTCCTAAATTGGTACTTCAACCAATAATAGAAAATTCTATTAAGCATGGGTATACCCAGATAAATAAATTGATGATATTTATAAAAACTAAAAAACAAAAAGATAAATTAGTAATAGATATATATGATAATGGAAATGGAATAGAAAAAGAAAAACTCTATGAATTAAGAAAAAGACTTAAATATAAAGAGCTGAATATTGGGAATCATATTGGAATATACAATGTTCACAGAAGAATACAGCTTATATATGGAGATAATTATGGAATAAAAGTACAGAGTTCTGAAAGATGGGGAACTATTGTAAAATTGGTATTTTCCATAAAAACAGAGGGATAA
- a CDS encoding ABC transporter permease, giving the protein MLTKKIKWDFWTVVTLVITLVFALFLIYPLFSLLLSSFKDPLTENWSMTNFHRFFSRKYYYQGLLHSFQVTTCVTVIAIIIGVPMAYFMTFYKVKFKALVEVLIIISMLSPPFIGAYSWVLLCGRSGVVTTFFREVLHINLPTIYGFSGILLVFTLKLYPFIFLYVSGALKKIDVALSEAAESLGCGTFKKVYTIIMPLILPTLMSGALLVFMNAMADFGTPMLIGEGYNVMPVLIYSEFVGEMGGSANFAAAMATIMIVITIALFLGQKYIVNKKSFVMSSIRPVQPVELKGIKGKLMHAFIYAVVFLSIIPQITVIYTSFLKTRGSMFVREFSIESYEMVFSRMGNAILNTYMYGLTAIVIIIFLGMFIAYISTRKKNFLTGIIDTITMFPYIIPGSVIGITLLLAFNSRPLLLSGTAAILVISFVIRRMPYTLRSSAAILYQISPSLEEASISLGCSPVKTFFKVTAVMMLPGVLSGAILSWITVINELSSSVILYTGTTRTMSVAIYTEVIRASYGTAAALSTILTITTVISLLIFFKATGGRDVNI; this is encoded by the coding sequence ATGTTGACTAAAAAAATAAAATGGGACTTCTGGACAGTTGTAACTTTAGTTATAACTCTTGTATTTGCATTGTTTTTAATTTATCCATTATTTTCTCTCTTGCTCAGCAGTTTTAAAGATCCTTTGACTGAAAACTGGAGTATGACAAACTTTCATAGATTTTTCAGCAGAAAATATTATTATCAAGGGCTTCTTCATAGTTTTCAGGTCACTACATGTGTTACTGTTATTGCTATCATAATTGGAGTTCCAATGGCATATTTTATGACATTTTATAAGGTTAAATTTAAGGCATTGGTAGAGGTTCTTATTATTATTTCAATGCTTTCTCCTCCATTTATTGGAGCATATTCATGGGTTCTTTTATGTGGAAGAAGCGGGGTAGTGACTACTTTTTTTAGAGAGGTTCTTCATATAAATCTCCCAACTATCTATGGATTTTCAGGAATATTGTTGGTATTTACTTTAAAGCTATACCCATTTATTTTCCTCTATGTATCAGGAGCTTTGAAAAAAATAGATGTGGCTTTGAGTGAAGCAGCAGAAAGCTTAGGGTGCGGTACTTTTAAGAAGGTATATACAATAATAATGCCTTTGATATTGCCAACTCTTATGTCTGGAGCCCTTCTGGTATTTATGAATGCAATGGCAGACTTTGGTACTCCTATGCTGATAGGAGAAGGGTATAATGTAATGCCTGTATTGATATATTCAGAATTTGTTGGAGAAATGGGAGGAAGTGCAAACTTTGCTGCTGCCATGGCTACAATAATGATAGTAATAACCATAGCTCTATTCTTGGGACAAAAGTATATAGTAAATAAAAAATCATTTGTTATGAGTTCAATAAGACCAGTACAGCCAGTTGAACTTAAAGGAATAAAAGGAAAACTTATGCATGCTTTTATATATGCAGTAGTATTTTTGTCAATTATCCCTCAAATAACAGTTATATATACTTCTTTCTTGAAAACAAGAGGATCTATGTTTGTTAGAGAATTTTCAATTGAAAGTTATGAGATGGTTTTTTCAAGAATGGGAAATGCTATTTTAAACACCTATATGTATGGATTAACAGCTATAGTTATAATTATATTTCTAGGAATGTTCATAGCTTACATTTCAACTAGAAAGAAAAACTTTCTTACAGGGATAATAGATACTATAACTATGTTTCCATATATAATTCCTGGATCTGTAATAGGTATAACTCTTCTTTTAGCTTTTAACAGCAGACCACTTTTATTAAGTGGGACAGCTGCTATATTGGTAATTTCTTTTGTTATAAGAAGAATGCCATATACACTTCGTTCTTCAGCTGCTATTTTGTATCAGATAAGTCCAAGTTTGGAAGAGGCCTCTATCAGCCTGGGATGTTCTCCAGTAAAAACGTTCTTTAAAGTCACAGCAGTTATGATGCTTCCGGGAGTTTTATCAGGAGCTATTCTAAGCTGGATAACAGTTATCAATGAGTTGAGTTCTTCTGTCATTCTATACACAGGGACTACAAGAACTATGTCAGTAGCTATATATACAGAGGTAATAAGAGCCAGCTATGGAACAGCAGCTGCACTGTCTACGATTTTGACTATAACAACTGTAATATCTTTATTAATATTCTTTAAGGCTACTGGTGGAAGAGATGTAAATATTTGA
- a CDS encoding ABC transporter ATP-binding protein, protein MSVAIKVSNVIKKFGDNIIIPGMSVNIKNGEFFTLLGPSGCGKTTLLRMIAGFNSIEGGEICFDDKVINDMPAHKRNIGMVFQSYAIFPHMTVRENVEYGLKLRKVNKKEMKEKTDDILDVVKITEYQERLPERLSGGQQQRVALARAIVIHPNVLLMDEPLSNLDAKLRVEMRSAIRDIQKKVGITTVYVTHDQEEALSVSDRIAVINKGEIQQIGQPHDIYARPANQFVSTFIGHSNLFKGNIKIDGDKKYVVFKNGYKVSMNNLSDEVKDGQEIVIAVRPEEFSISDEGIETTIKTSMFLGKYTNYEIDAKADEIVSGMPALEFSQDVGHALHIYQVGEKIVLKPNAKKINIFTEDGKKSLIKGVDPYVD, encoded by the coding sequence ATGAGTGTAGCTATAAAAGTAAGTAATGTTATAAAGAAATTTGGAGATAATATAATAATACCTGGAATGTCTGTTAATATAAAAAATGGAGAATTTTTTACATTGCTGGGACCTTCAGGATGTGGAAAGACTACTCTGCTTAGAATGATAGCGGGATTCAATAGTATAGAGGGTGGAGAAATCTGCTTTGATGACAAAGTTATAAATGATATGCCTGCTCATAAAAGAAATATAGGAATGGTATTTCAAAGTTATGCTATTTTTCCTCATATGACTGTAAGAGAAAATGTAGAATATGGATTAAAACTCAGAAAAGTAAACAAAAAAGAAATGAAGGAAAAAACAGATGACATACTTGATGTAGTAAAAATAACTGAGTATCAAGAAAGACTGCCTGAAAGACTTTCAGGAGGGCAGCAGCAGAGGGTAGCTTTAGCCAGAGCTATAGTAATTCATCCAAATGTACTCTTGATGGATGAACCTCTATCTAATCTAGATGCTAAATTAAGAGTAGAAATGCGTTCTGCAATAAGAGATATTCAAAAAAAAGTTGGAATAACTACTGTATATGTAACTCATGATCAGGAAGAGGCACTTTCTGTATCTGACAGAATAGCAGTAATAAATAAAGGAGAAATTCAACAGATAGGACAGCCTCATGATATTTATGCAAGACCTGCTAATCAGTTTGTTTCAACTTTCATAGGACATTCAAATCTTTTTAAAGGGAATATCAAAATAGATGGTGATAAGAAATATGTAGTATTTAAAAATGGTTATAAAGTAAGCATGAATAATTTATCAGATGAAGTTAAAGATGGACAGGAAATAGTTATTGCAGTTCGTCCAGAAGAATTTTCTATATCTGATGAGGGAATTGAAACTACTATAAAAACAAGTATGTTTTTGGGAAAATATACTAATTATGAGATAGATGCTAAAGCAGATGAGATAGTAAGTGGTATGCCAGCTCTTGAATTTTCTCAGGATGTAGGACATGCTCTTCATATATATCAGGTAGGAGAAAAGATAGTATTAAAACCAAATGCAAAGAAAATTAATATATTCACAGAAGATGGAAAGAAAAGCTTAATAAAAGGAGTAGATCCATATGTTGACTAA
- a CDS encoding ABC transporter substrate-binding protein yields MKKRFWVIFSLILSVLFISCSDKKEEKKAEAKGAGNLTIYCPHPLEFINPLVNEFETKTGISVEVIAAGTGELMKRVESEKDNPLADILWGGTITVVDPIKDNLENYTTTNEEAFYDSYKNVEGNMTRFSAVPSVIMINKNLIGDIKINGYEDLLNPALKGKIAFSDPAKSSSSFEHLVNMLYAMGKGNPNDGWGYVEKFMENLNYTLLSGSSAVYKGVADGEYTVGLTFEEGAVKYVNSGAAVEVVYMEEGVIVKPDGVYIIKNCKNMENAKKFVDFATGKEAQTMVSSQLNRRSVRKDVEPGKGLKRLEDIYVIEDDINVVKDQKPVWLDKFKDIYTK; encoded by the coding sequence ATGAAGAAAAGATTTTGGGTTATTTTTAGTTTAATATTATCTGTTTTATTTATAAGCTGTAGTGATAAAAAGGAAGAAAAGAAAGCAGAAGCTAAAGGGGCAGGAAATCTTACAATTTATTGCCCACATCCATTAGAGTTCATCAATCCTCTAGTTAATGAATTTGAAACAAAAACTGGTATATCAGTAGAAGTTATAGCTGCTGGAACTGGGGAATTGATGAAAAGAGTTGAATCTGAAAAAGATAATCCTCTGGCAGATATTTTATGGGGAGGAACAATAACAGTTGTAGATCCTATAAAAGATAATTTAGAAAATTATACTACAACTAATGAAGAAGCTTTTTATGATTCTTATAAAAATGTTGAAGGAAATATGACAAGATTCTCAGCAGTTCCAAGTGTTATTATGATTAATAAAAATCTTATTGGAGATATAAAAATAAATGGATATGAAGATTTATTAAATCCAGCATTAAAAGGAAAAATAGCTTTTTCAGATCCTGCTAAATCATCATCTTCATTTGAACATTTAGTAAATATGCTTTATGCAATGGGAAAAGGAAATCCAAATGATGGTTGGGGATATGTAGAGAAGTTTATGGAAAACTTAAACTATACTCTTCTTTCTGGATCATCAGCTGTATATAAAGGTGTAGCAGATGGGGAATATACAGTTGGACTTACATTTGAAGAAGGAGCAGTAAAATATGTAAATTCTGGAGCAGCTGTTGAAGTAGTATATATGGAAGAGGGAGTTATTGTAAAACCAGATGGTGTATATATAATCAAAAATTGTAAAAATATGGAAAATGCTAAAAAATTCGTAGATTTTGCAACTGGTAAAGAAGCTCAAACTATGGTTTCATCTCAATTAAATAGAAGAAGTGTAAGAAAAGATGTTGAGCCAGGAAAAGGATTAAAAAGACTTGAGGATATTTATGTTATAGAAGATGACATTAATGTAGTAAAAGATCAAAAACCTGTATGGTTAGATAAATTCAAAGATATCTATACTAAATAA
- a CDS encoding XTP/dITP diphosphatase, translating to MKIFLATGNKHKIEEITAIFKSVKNIEILSIKDGIDIPEVIEDGDTFEANSAKKAMEIAKYTGMITIADDSGLCVDALDGAPGVYSARYSGEHATDDSNNKKLIKELQGKENRKAHFVSVVTLGKPDGRSYSFRGEVPGEIIDEPRGDKGFGYDPHFFVAEYGKTLAEMPDIKNIISHRANALKKLEAELENILKD from the coding sequence ATGAAAATTTTTCTAGCAACAGGAAATAAACATAAAATAGAAGAAATAACAGCTATCTTCAAAAGTGTAAAAAATATAGAGATACTTTCTATTAAAGATGGGATAGATATACCAGAAGTGATAGAAGATGGAGATACTTTTGAAGCAAATTCTGCTAAGAAAGCAATGGAAATAGCCAAATATACTGGAATGATAACAATAGCTGATGATTCAGGATTATGTGTAGATGCTCTGGATGGAGCTCCAGGAGTATATTCTGCCAGATATTCTGGAGAACATGCAACAGATGATTCCAACAATAAAAAGCTTATTAAAGAATTACAAGGTAAAGAAAACAGAAAGGCTCATTTCGTAAGTGTAGTTACTCTGGGAAAACCAGATGGAAGAAGTTATTCTTTCAGAGGAGAAGTTCCAGGAGAGATAATAGATGAACCAAGAGGAGATAAGGGATTTGGATATGACCCTCATTTTTTTGTAGCTGAATATGGAAAGACACTTGCAGAGATGCCAGATATAAAAAATATAATAAGCCATAGAGCTAATGCATTAAAAAAACTTGAAGCCGAGTTAGAAAACATATTAAAAGATTAA